The Vibrio toranzoniae sequence CCCACCTAGGCATATCTTGACGCGAGAGGCCCGAAGGTCCCCCTCTTTGGCCCGTAGGCATCATGCGGTATTAGCCATCGTTTCCAATGGTTATCCCCCACATCAAGGCAATTTCCTAGGCATTACTCACCCGTCCGCCGCTCGACGCCCATTAACGCACCCGAAGGATTGTTAGTGTCGTTTCCGCTCGACTTGCATGTGTTAGGCCTGCCGCCAGCGTTCAATCTGAGCCATGATCAAACTCTTCAATTTAAAGTTTTGATTACCTAAATTAATAGGTGTGACTCAACGAATACTGACTTCAAAACTATTCTTTATAAATAAAGAGTGTAATTTTAAAGCTATTATCTTTCCAACAGAAAGATAATGAATTGACTGTGCTCTTTTTGGTTTTCACTTTAAAAAGTAAAATCAAACAGCTCAAGGCTGTACCAAATTGAATTGGTCACTCAGTTCATTGAAATCAATTTGTTACCGAAGTAACTGTTACTACCTAAGTAATAACGTTTTGATATTCATCAACGAGTGCCCACACAGATTGATAGGTTTAAATTGTTAAAGAGCGTGTTCTCTAAAAAGAGAACGCTTTCAGTGCCTTAGCACGTAAGCAGGACGCGTATAATACGCTTTCCACTTTGAAAGTCAACATAAAACACTAAGAAAACTTAGAACTCTATGGTGACTTGTCTACTAAGTAGACAAAGTCGAACTTTTTGTCTTCACTTTTAAAAAGTGAAAACATAAATAAGAGCCTGGCGATGTCCTACTCTCACATGGGGAAACCCCACACTACCATCGGCGCTATTGTGTTTCACTACTGAGTTCGGCATGGAATCAGGTGGGTCCACAATGCTATGGTCGCCAAGCAAATTTGGTTAATTGACGCCTCAGCGACAATTAATAATTCGGAAAACTGATTTAAAAGTCTATCTCTTCAAACTCATTCAAGCGTTTGGTATTGCTTTGAGTCCACAAAACCCCTTGGGTGTTGTATGGTTAAGCCTCACGGGCAATTAGTACAGGTTAGCTCAATGCCTCGCAGCACTTACACACCCTGCCTATCAACGTCGTAGTCTACGACAACCCTTTAGGACACTTATAGTGCCAGGGAAAACTCATCTCAAGGCTCGCTTCGCGCTTAGATGCTTTCAGCGCTTATCGATTCCGAACGTAGCTACCGGGCAATGCCATTGGCATGACAACCCGAACACCAGAGGTTCGTCCACTCCGGTCCTCTCGTACTAGGAGCAGCCCCTTTCAATTTTCCAACGCCCACGGCAGATAGGGACCGAACTGTCTCACGACGTTCTAAACCCAGCTCGCGTACCACTTTAAATGGCGAACAGCCATACCCTTGGGACCGACTTCAGCCCCAGGATGTGATGAGCCGACATCGAGGTGCCAAACACCGCCGTCGATATGAACTCTTGGGCGGTATCAGCCTGTTATCCCCGGAGTACCTTTTATCCGTTGAGCGATGGCCCTTCCATTCAGAACCACCGGATCACTATGACCTGCTTTCGCACCTGCTCGAATTGTCATTCTCGCAGTCAAGCGGGCTTATGCCATTGCACTAACCACACGATGTCCAACCGTGTTTAGCCCACCTTCGTGCTCCTCCGTTACTCTTTGGGAGGAGACCGCCCCAGTCAAACTACCCACCAGGCACTGTCCGTAACCCCGATTCAGGGGCCAACGTTAGAACATCAAAACTACAAGGGTGGTATTTCAAGGACGACTCCATCACATCTAGCGACGCAATTTCATAGTCTCCCACCTATCCTACACATGTAGGTTCAATGTTCAGTGCCAAGCTGTAGTAAAGGTTCACGGGGTCTTTCCGTCTAGCCGCGGGTACACTGCATCTTCACAGCGATTTCAATTTCACTGAGTCTCGGGTGGAGACAGCGTGGCCATCATTACGCCATTCGTGCAGGTCGGAACTTACCCGACAAGGAATTTCGCTACCTTAGGACCGTTATAGTTACGGCCGCCGTTTACCGGGGCTTCGATCAAGAGCTTCGACCGAAGTCTAACCCCATCAATTAACCTTCCGGCACCGGGCAGGCGTCACACCGTATACGTCATCTTACGATTTTGCACAGTGCTGTGTTTTTAATAAACAGTTGCAGCCACCTGGTATCTGCGACTCTCGTCTGCTCCATCCGCAAGGGACTTCACTGATAAGAGCGTACCTTCTCCCGAAGTTACGGTACCATTTTGCCTAGTTCCTTCACCCGAGTTCTCTCAAGCGCCTTGGTATTCTCTACCCGACCACCTGTGTCGGTTTGGGGTACGATTCCTTACAATCTGAAGCTTAGAGGCTTTTCCTGGAAGCATGGCATCAATGACTTCACACCCGTAGGTGCTCGACATCGTATCTCAGCGTTAGTAGCGGTCCGGATTTACCTAAACCACCCGCCTACATACTTGAACCTGGACAACCGTCGCCAGGCCCACCTAGCCTTCTCCGTCCCCCCATCGCAATTGTAAGAAGTACGGGAATATTAACCCGTTTCCCATCGACTACGCCTTTCGGCCTCGCCTTAGGAGTCGACTTACCCTGCCCCGATTAACGTTGGACAGGAACCCTTGGTCTTCCGGCGAGGGAGTTTTTCACTCCCTTTATCGTTACTCATGTCAGCATTCGCACTTCTGATACCTCCAGCAGCCCTTACAGACCACCTTCAACGGCTTACAGAACGCTCCCCTACCCCACGCACCCTAAGGTACGTAGCCGCAGCTTCGGTGTATAGCTTAGCCCCGTTACATCTTCCGCGCAGGCCGACTCGACCAGTGAGCTATTACGCTTTCTTTAAATGATGGCTGCTTCTAAGCCAACATCCTGGCTGTCTGAGCCTTCCCACATCGTTTCCCACTTAGCTATACTTTGGGACCTTAGCTGGCGGTCTGGGTTGTTTCCCTCTCCACGACGGACGTTAGCACCCGCCGTGTGTCTCCCGGATAGTACTTACTGGTATTCGGAGTTTGCAAAGGGTTGGTAAGTCGGGATGACCCCCTAGCCTTAACAGTGCTCTACCCCCAGTAGTATTCGTCCGAGGCGCTACCTAAATAGCTTTCGGGGAGAACCAGCTATCTCCAGGTTTGATTGGCCTTTCACCCCTAGCCACAAGTCATCCGCTAATTTTTCAACATTAGTCGGTTCGGTCCTCCAGTTGATGTTACTCAACCTTCAACCTGCCCATGGCTAGATCACCTGGTTTCGGGTCTAATCCTAGCAACTGTACGCCCAGTTAAGACTCGGTTTCCCTACGGCTCCCCTAAACGGTTAACCTTGCTACTAAAATTAAGTCGCTGACCCATTATACAAAAGGTACGCAGTCACACCACGAAGGTGCTCCTACTGCTTGTACGTACACGGTTTCAGGTTCTATTTCACTCCCCTCACAGGGGTTCTTTTCGCCTTTCCCTCACGGTACTGGTTCACTATCGGTCAGTCAGTAGTATTTAGCCTTGGAGGATGGTCCCCCCATATTCAGACAGGATATCACGTGTCCCGCCTTACTCGATTTCACTGATGATGATGTGTCGGTTACGGGGCTATCACCCTTTACTGCGCCACTTTCCAGAGGCTTCACCTGCATCATTAAAAGCTTAAGGGCTAATCCAATTTCGCTCGCCGCTACTTTCGGAATCTCGGTTGATTTCTCTTCCTCGGGGTACTTAGATGTTTCAGTTCCCCCGGTTTGCCTCCTGTTGCTATGTATTCACAACAAGATACGTGCTTATGCACGTGGGTTTCCCCATTCAGAAATCCCAGACTCAAAAGGTTATTACTACCTAATCTGGGCTTATCGCAAGTTATTACGTCTTTCATCGCCTCTGACTGCCAAGGCATCCACCGTGTACGCTTAGTCACTTAACCATACAACCCGAAGAAGTTTCGTGTTGATGTCAAATCACCAAGGTTTTTGGTTGTCATCAAGAAGGGTTAATTCTTGATGACTGTTTGCCGGACTCAATTTACTTTTTGTTTCCACTTTTTAATAAAAAGTAGAATCAAAAAATGAACAATCATTGCTGATCATTCGAATACAAGACACTTGAATGTGTTTGTTGTGTTTATGCTGTTCTTATTCACTAAGAGCAGATAAACATTGAGAACTTTTAAATTTGATTAACTTAATCACAGCCTTGAGCTGTTTGATTTCACGTTTTAAAGTGAAAACCAATTAAGTAATCAGTCAGCTTTCCAAATTGTTAAAGAGCATAAAGCAAAAAGCTTTAATCAATAACTTACGTTATTAATTAAAGCTCTGGCTTTAACTAAATCTAAACCATCAATCTGTGTGGACACTCATCGTGACTATCTTCGTATAAGGAGGTGATCCAGCCCCAGGTTCCCCTAGGGCTACCTTGTTACGACTTCACCCCAGTCATGAACCACAAAGTGGTAAGCGTCCTCCCGAAGGTTAGACTACCTACTTCTTTTGCAGCCCACTCCCATGGTGTGACGGGCGGTGTGTACAAGGCCCGGGAACGTATTCACCGTGACATTCTGATTCACGATTACTAGCGATTCCGACTTCATGGAGTCGAGTTGCAGACTCCAATCCGGACTACGACGCACTTTTTGGGATTCGCTTACCATCGCTGGCTCGCTGCCCTCTGTATGCGCCATTGTAGCACGTGTGTAGCCCTACTCGTAAGGGCCATGATGACTTGACGTCGTCCCCACCTTCCTCCGGTTTATCACCGGCAGTCTCCCTGGAGTTCCCGACATTACTCGCTGGCAAACAAGGATAAGGGTTGCGCTCGTTGCGGGACTTAACCCAACATTTCACAACACGAGCTGACGACAGCCATGCAGCACCTGTCTCAGAGCTCCCGAAGGCACTCCTGCGTCTCCGCTGGATTCTCTGGATGTCAAGAGTAGGTAAGGTTCTTCGCGTTGCATCGAATTAAACCACATGCTCCACCGCTTGTGCGGGCCCCCGTCAATTCATTTGAGTTTTAATCTTGCGACCGTACTCCCCAGGCGGTCTACTTAACGCGTTAGCTCCGAAAGCCACGGCTCAAGGCCACAACCTCCAAGTAGACATCGTTTACGGCGTGGACTACCAGGGTATCTAATCCTGTTTGCTCCCCACGCTTTCGCATCTGAGTGTCAGTATCTGTCCAGGGGGCCGCCTTCGCCACTGGTATTCCTTCAGATCTCTACGCATTTCACCGCTACACCTGAAATTCTACCCCCCTCTACAGTACTCTAGTTCACCAGTTTCAAATGCAGTTCCGAGGTTGAGCCCCGGGCTTTCACATCTGACTTAATGAACCACCTGCATGCGCTTTACGCCCAGTAATTCCGATTAACGCTCGCACCCTCCGTATTACCGCGGCTGCTGGCACGGAGTTAGCCGGTGCTTCTTCTGTTGCTAACGTCAAGAGATAACGCTATTAACGTTACCCCCTTCCTCACAACTGAAAGTACTTTACAACCCGAAGGCCTTCTTCATACACGCGGCATGGCTGCATCAGGCTTGCGCCCATTGTGCAATATTCCCCACTGCTGCCTCCCGTAGGAGTCTGGACCGTGTCTCAGTTCCAGTGTGGCTGATCATCCTCTCAGACCAGCTAGGGATCGTCGCCTTGGTGAGCCATTACCTCACCAACTAGCTAATCCCACCTAGGCATATCTTGACGCGAGAGGCCCGAAGGTCCCCCTCTTTGGCCCGTAGGCATCATGCGGTATTAGCCATCGTTTCCAATGGTTATCCCCCACATCAAGGCAATTTCCTAGGCATTACTCACCCGTCCGCCGCTCGACGCCCATTAACGCACCCGAAGGATTGTTAGTGTCGTTTCCGCTCGACTTGCATGTGTTAGGCCTGCCGCCAGCGTTCAATCTGAGCCATGATCAAACTCTTCAATTTAAGATTTTGTGACTCAACGAATACTGACTTCAAAACTATTCTTTATAAATAAAGAGTGTAATTTTAAAGCTATTACCATTCCAACAGAATGGTAATGAATTGACTGTGCTCTTTTTGGTTTTCACTTTAAAAAGTAAAATCAAACAGCTCAAGGCTGTACCAAATTGAATTGGTCACTCAGTTCATTGAAATCAATTTGTTACCGAAGTAACTGTTTTATCTAACGATAAAACGTTTTGATATTCATCAACGAGTGCCCACACAGATTGATAGGTTTAAATTGTTAAAGAGCTTCTCTTCGTTGTGATTTACATCACTTCGGAAGAGGCGGCCATTCTAGCTATTTAATTCTCAGTGTCAAACACTTATTTGGAATCAATTTCCACTTTTTAAAAGTAGAAGCGAGTCATCGCTTAAAGCTAGTTGCCTTACTAACATTCTTCGCTGAAGCCTTGTGGCATCTACCGTGTCAGTGAGGCGGCATTATAGAGATGCAGTTCTTATTGGCAAGCATAAAATGCGTTTTTTATTAAAAAAATAGGTTAAGTGAAGACATTTCAATCAAGGGCTTATTTATACCACTTTTAACCCAAGTTTCGAACAAGTTACCCACAACACCCTGTGGGTAACTACTCACCATTATCAAAAAAGTAGGATAAACGAGCCCTTGGGTTTAGATATTCTCTAACTTGTTCCGGTAACTTGCTTGGATGAACGGCATTGACAATTTTTATCTCTTTAGTAAAGAGGTCAATGATCGGGGCTTGGGTTCTTGGAACGCTAGGATCATAGATCAGTACATTCGGATAAAGCATGTGTTTGGCATTAACAGAAATCACAATCCCAATTGATTCATTTGAAAGCTGCACCACTGTACCCGGTGGATACACTCCCATAAACTTGACTAACAGGCTCAAATTGTCCTGACTATATAGATGTTTGCAATTCTTATACAAATGAGACAGTGCTAGGTAAGGAATCTTCTGTTGAGGTTGCCCTCTACCATGACAAAGGTTGTCGAAGGCATTAGCCACTGCGACTATTTTAGCGAATTCATCAATCTCCCCTTCCGTTAACCCTTCTGGGTAACCTGAACCATCATTCATTTCATGGTGCTGACCGATTACCTTCTTCGCACTGTCAGGAAAATCATCAATCCCCGCTACTATATCCACACCGTATTTAGTATGAAGCTTTAAATAGTTTTCTTCCGGTACCGTCAACGCAGTCTGTTTTCTTAAGATAGCCGTCGGTATTTTTATTTTACCTATATCGTGAAATAACGCAGCAAAGGAGAGAGCTTTCAATTGTTGAGTATCGAACCCTTTAGCCTTACCTATCATTAATGCAACAACAGAAACATTCAATGTATGAAAGTAGAGATCATCAAAGTCCACTTTAGCATTCATAAGATGCAGGGTGACGTTATCATCACTCACGAGTGTTTCGACAATATCGTCAACAAGAGCCTTTATCTCCCCTACCGCATCTAAAGGACGATTACGAATCTTGGTCATAATTGAACGCATACGAGCAAGCGAACGTTCGAACTCTTTCTCACAATGGCTTACTCTGCGGCGGTAAGAACTTAGAGTTTCAATACGCTCATGTTTATCTTTCCACATTCTTTCCGTTTCAAGACTTACCTGTAAATCAGTATCAAGGACTTGCTCACTCACGTGGTTAACAGGTAAGGGAGATGTGTCGCTTTGGTTCGGGTTTATATAGACATGCTTAATCCCAAGATGTCGAATGACTTTTACTTGGGCGTCATCTTTGATTTTAAAGCTGTTGAGTAGAAATGGGTGTTCATTCCATTTTACTGGGAGTCGTATATGTAGACCGGGCTGAATGCGATCTACGGTAATCTTTATGCTGCCCATTTTTATATAGTATTGATTAATAATCTCTACGTATAATTCTAATAAAACCAAGCAGTAATTTCACTATCCAATTTCAGAGGTTTAATTTAAAGAATCGCAATGTATCATCCAACGTATACCAAACTTATCTTCAACCTTACCAAACCGAGATCCCCAAAAAGTATCCGCTAGTGGAGTCATCACACGCCCACCCTGCTTAAGATTTTCAAAGATTTGCTCTTGAGTCGTGGTGTCTTCAGTAACAAGAGAGAGTGCAAGGTTATTCCCTTCGAGTTCTCTTGCCTTAACACCATCAGACATCATGAGCTTCATACCAAACGCTTCAAACTCAGCATGCATCACCCAATCAGGTTGAGCCCCCTCAACTACCTGTGGCGCATCACTAAAAAGTTGCTTCGATAAAACCACACCACCAAAACACTTATGATAAAAACACAATGCTTCATTACAACGGCCATCAAAAAACAAGTAAGGGGTTACTGTCAGCATATATCTCTCCTTTGTTATTTATTTAAACATAGACAATAGAAGAAAGAATGACAGGTAACATTCTGATTTAAGATAATTAATTTTTTAAGAAATGGAATTACGAAGGAAAACAGTACAAGTTCAGAATGAAACAGCAAGATCTAACTGATTGAAAAGCGCTTCTACCGTGAATGGAACGGTAAGCTTTCCATCATGGAAATACAACAAAGCCCCGACAGAAGTCGAGGCTTTATCATTTAAATATGGTACCGGTAGGCGGACTTGAACCGCCACGCCCGAAGGCAACGGATTTTGAATCCGTCGTGTATACCAATTTCACCATACCGGCATTATCTTGAGGCGTTGCCCTTTCGATGCTTGGCATTATACGTATGCGAACTGATGTGGCAAGTATAAAAACTTGAATTCATGTGTGTTTGCCGATAATTTCGCCACTAAGTCATAAGCTGTGCGTTATGTCTCTTTTCACGCTAAGCCTTAAACTATATTCTGACGCCTCAATTTTTGAAGAAGTAATAACACCATGACATCAACAAACACTCTGCCACCAGCAGGAGTAATGCGCCGATTTGGTGCCTTGTTCTATGACGCTCTTATCGTAATCGCTATTGAAATGTTGGCAGCTGGCGTTATTGTCGCTCTGCTGCACGCTCTAATGGCTCTTGGTATTTTTAACCATAGCGGATATGCAGATGTTAGTGACTTCTTAACAAACCATCCGATTTGGAGCCCAGCGTATACTTTTTACTTAGTCGTGGTTTGGGTTTACTTCTTTGTGTTCTTCTGGACAAGAGCAGGACAAACTCTGGGAATGAGAGCCTGGAAGCTACGCGTTCAAAACAAAGACGGTTCAGCTATTACAGTAACTCAGGCGCTGATTCGTTTAGGTACTTCAGGTTTTGGATTGGCAAACCTATGTGTTCCATTCGATCCACAAAAGCGTGGTTTTCACGATATCTGGGCAAAGACCGAAGTCGTTGTGTTACCACAAGCACGATAGCGTGATTTAAGTTAGCTCTAATCAAGATCAAAAAAGGAAGGCGTTATACCTTCCTTTTTTCTATTTACAGTTTCCGCCTCAAGAGCATGACTGCTATTCCGAGGAATACTACACTCGGGGCTAGCGCACCAAAAGCGGGGGGAATTTGATAAACCAAACTCACAGGACCAAAAAACTCACTGGATATATAGAAAGTAAAACCAGCGATAACACCAGAAAGAATCCTAGCCCCCATGGTCACACTACGTAGAGGGCCAAAGATAAA is a genomic window containing:
- a CDS encoding RDD family protein — protein: MTSTNTLPPAGVMRRFGALFYDALIVIAIEMLAAGVIVALLHALMALGIFNHSGYADVSDFLTNHPIWSPAYTFYLVVVWVYFFVFFWTRAGQTLGMRAWKLRVQNKDGSAITVTQALIRLGTSGFGLANLCVPFDPQKRGFHDIWAKTEVVVLPQAR
- a CDS encoding HD-GYP domain-containing protein — encoded protein: MGSIKITVDRIQPGLHIRLPVKWNEHPFLLNSFKIKDDAQVKVIRHLGIKHVYINPNQSDTSPLPVNHVSEQVLDTDLQVSLETERMWKDKHERIETLSSYRRRVSHCEKEFERSLARMRSIMTKIRNRPLDAVGEIKALVDDIVETLVSDDNVTLHLMNAKVDFDDLYFHTLNVSVVALMIGKAKGFDTQQLKALSFAALFHDIGKIKIPTAILRKQTALTVPEENYLKLHTKYGVDIVAGIDDFPDSAKKVIGQHHEMNDGSGYPEGLTEGEIDEFAKIVAVANAFDNLCHGRGQPQQKIPYLALSHLYKNCKHLYSQDNLSLLVKFMGVYPPGTVVQLSNESIGIVISVNAKHMLYPNVLIYDPSVPRTQAPIIDLFTKEIKIVNAVHPSKLPEQVREYLNPRARLSYFFDNGE
- a CDS encoding VOC family protein, whose protein sequence is MLTVTPYLFFDGRCNEALCFYHKCFGGVVLSKQLFSDAPQVVEGAQPDWVMHAEFEAFGMKLMMSDGVKARELEGNNLALSLVTEDTTTQEQIFENLKQGGRVMTPLADTFWGSRFGKVEDKFGIRWMIHCDSLN